Proteins from a genomic interval of Zingiber officinale cultivar Zhangliang chromosome 2A, Zo_v1.1, whole genome shotgun sequence:
- the LOC122039927 gene encoding uncharacterized protein LOC122039927 isoform X1 has product MALRPGRIHLLDSREKDKAFFNLLPPTTPSKSLNSIKSSALPGRSTRIIFHQGSSMEALEWRKRLREDMECNAGVKMLSFSSPENKIGGAKVISQKITVLEKPKKTTFDLHLSKREFDWAKAARSRRRLTSTTQLMQQMFPPLSSRLLSADAIAVHESIVYMSAKLVLTDAWSSSCISGSFSNSIENYIRRLKVIESEFLRLETGYSALDVRMECHELEKHAMIIRFTRFHECGETDRAGWLIQTANGEVLHSLFHAAGSEVVPQKLIADCAVLMKLLKGLHILSL; this is encoded by the exons ATGGCGTTGCGACCTGGGAGAATCCATCTTCTCGATTCAAGAGAAAAAGATAAAGCTTTCTTTAATCTTCTTCCACCAACAACACCATCGAAATCATTAAACAGCATCAAAAGCTCCGCACTGCCTGGAAGAAGCACAAGGATTATCTTCCACCAAGGGAGCTCCATGGAAGCCCTAGAATGGAGGAAAAGGCTCAGAGAAGACATGGAGTGcaatgcag GTGTCAAAATGCTGAGCTTTTCTTCACCGGAAAACAAAATTGGTGGAGCAAAAGTGATATCGCAGAAAATCACAGTGCTTGAGAAGCCCAAAAAAACTACTTTCGACCTCCATCT CAGCAAGAGAGAGTTCGATTGGGCTAAAGCTGCTCGATCGAGGAGAAGGTTGACTTCGACGACTCAGCTAATGCAGCAGATGTTTCCTCCTCTCTCGTCTAGGTTACTCAGTGCCGACGCCATTGCAGTGCACGAAAGCATCGTGTACATGTCCGCCAAGTTAGTGCTGACAGATGCTTGGAGTTCTAGCTGCATTTCTGGTTCTTTCTCGAACTCCATAGAAAATTACATTCGAAGATTGAAGGTTATTGAATCTGAATTTCTAAG ATTGGAGACTGGTTATTCGGCACTAGATGTAAGGATGGAGTGCCATGAGTTGGAGAAGCACGCCATGATCATTCGATTCACTAGATTCCATGAATGCGGGGAGACAGATCGAGCAGGGTGGCTGATCCAAACTGCAAACGGGGAAGTGTTACACAGCTTGTTCCATGCTGCAGGCAGCGAAGTGGTTCCACAGAAACTCATAGCAGATTGTGCAGTACTAATGAAGCTTCTGAAGGGGTTGCACATCCTATCCCTCTAG
- the LOC122039927 gene encoding uncharacterized protein LOC122039927 isoform X2, protein MALRPGRIHLLDSREKDKAFFNLLPPTTPSKSLNSIKSSALPGRSTRIIFHQGSSMEALEWRKRLREDMECNAGVKMLSFSSPENKIGGAKVISQKITVLEKPKKTTFDLHLKREFDWAKAARSRRRLTSTTQLMQQMFPPLSSRLLSADAIAVHESIVYMSAKLVLTDAWSSSCISGSFSNSIENYIRRLKVIESEFLRLETGYSALDVRMECHELEKHAMIIRFTRFHECGETDRAGWLIQTANGEVLHSLFHAAGSEVVPQKLIADCAVLMKLLKGLHILSL, encoded by the exons ATGGCGTTGCGACCTGGGAGAATCCATCTTCTCGATTCAAGAGAAAAAGATAAAGCTTTCTTTAATCTTCTTCCACCAACAACACCATCGAAATCATTAAACAGCATCAAAAGCTCCGCACTGCCTGGAAGAAGCACAAGGATTATCTTCCACCAAGGGAGCTCCATGGAAGCCCTAGAATGGAGGAAAAGGCTCAGAGAAGACATGGAGTGcaatgcag GTGTCAAAATGCTGAGCTTTTCTTCACCGGAAAACAAAATTGGTGGAGCAAAAGTGATATCGCAGAAAATCACAGTGCTTGAGAAGCCCAAAAAAACTACTTTCGACCTCCATCT CAAGAGAGAGTTCGATTGGGCTAAAGCTGCTCGATCGAGGAGAAGGTTGACTTCGACGACTCAGCTAATGCAGCAGATGTTTCCTCCTCTCTCGTCTAGGTTACTCAGTGCCGACGCCATTGCAGTGCACGAAAGCATCGTGTACATGTCCGCCAAGTTAGTGCTGACAGATGCTTGGAGTTCTAGCTGCATTTCTGGTTCTTTCTCGAACTCCATAGAAAATTACATTCGAAGATTGAAGGTTATTGAATCTGAATTTCTAAG ATTGGAGACTGGTTATTCGGCACTAGATGTAAGGATGGAGTGCCATGAGTTGGAGAAGCACGCCATGATCATTCGATTCACTAGATTCCATGAATGCGGGGAGACAGATCGAGCAGGGTGGCTGATCCAAACTGCAAACGGGGAAGTGTTACACAGCTTGTTCCATGCTGCAGGCAGCGAAGTGGTTCCACAGAAACTCATAGCAGATTGTGCAGTACTAATGAAGCTTCTGAAGGGGTTGCACATCCTATCCCTCTAG
- the LOC122042034 gene encoding cyclic nucleotide-gated ion channel 2-like: MALLFAKLRSFLSWSNGLLWRAKDAATASSGSDGDDDIIESGHRTLPSAEAVPSVECYACTQPGVPTFHSTTCDRVNSPEWEACAGSSLIPIRPSQTNVLLNLGRPSKPASLFTGPALDPRSETVQRWNRAILLARALAVAVDPLFFYALSIGRNGRPCLYMDGGLTAIVTALRTAADAVHVFHVWLQFRVAYVSRESLVVGCGKLVWDARMIAAHYFRSLSGFWFDVFVILPVPQAVFWLIVPKLIREEEIKLLMTILLLIFVFHFLPKVYHSISVMRRMQKVTGYVFGSIWWGFGLNLIAYFIASHVAGGCWYVLAIQRVAACLRQQCEKNNDCNLASLACSKEVCYQFPSSANNLDCESNFAGMNNTPVCLNGDGPFSYGIYSWALPVVSSNSLVVKILYPIFWGLMTLSTFGNDLEPTSHWLEVIFSIIVVLSGLMLFTLLIGNIQVLLHAVMARKRKMQLRSRDMEWWMKRRQLPSRLRLRVRQYERQRWAVTRGEEELEIIKDFPEGLRRDIKRHLCFDLIKQVPLFHNLDNLILDNICERVKPLVFSKGEKVIREGDPVQLMVFVVGGQLKSSQRLSKGVVATCNLGPGSFLGDELLSWCLRRPFTDRLPASSATFECLEPTEAFGLDAPDLRYITEHFRYRFANDRMKRAARFYSSNWRTWAAVIIQLGWRRYKARTRGTVSSAPEHGDNERRLRLYAAMFMSIRPQDHLD; the protein is encoded by the exons ATGGCGCTGCTTTTCGCTAAGCTTCGCTCTTTCCTCTCATG GTCAAATGGATTGCTATGGAGGGCGAAGGACGCCGCCACTGCGAGCTCGGGCAGTGATGGCGACGACGACATCATCGAGAGCGGCCACCGCACTTTGCCTTCGGCGGAAGCTGTGCCGTCGGTTGAGTGCTACGCGTGCACACAGCCCGGCGTGCCGACCTTCCACTCCACTACCTGCGACCGCGTCAACTCCCCGGAGTGGGAGGCCTGCGCCGGTTCCTCGCTGATCCCCATCCGCCCCAGCCAGACTAACGTGTTGTTAAACCTCGGTCGGCCGAGCAAGCCTGCGTCGCTGTTCACCGGGCCAGCGTTGGACCCCCGCAGCGAGACGGTGCAGCGATGGAACCGCGCGATCCTGCTGGCCCGCGCCTTGGCCGTCGCGGTCGACCCCCTGTTCTTCTACGCGCTGTCCATTGGACGGAACGGCCGACCCTGCCTGTACATGGACGGCGGGCTGACGGCGATCGTCACGGCGCTGCGCACCGCCGCCGACGCTGTGCACGTCTTCCACGTGTGGCTGCAGTTCCGGGTGGCCTACGTGTCGCGGGAGTCGCTGGTGGTCGGCTGCGGGAAGCTGGTGTGGGACGCTCGCATGATCGCCGCCCACTACTTCCGTTCCCTCAGCGGCTTCTGGTTCGACGTCTTCGTCATCCTCCCCGTCCCGCAG GCTGTGTTCTGGTTGATAGTGCCGAAATTGATCAGGGAGGAGGAGATAAAGCTTCTGATGACAATACTTCTCCTTATCTTTGTGTTCCATTTCCTGCCAAAGGTATATCATAGTATCTCTGTGATGAGGAGGATGCAGAAGGTCACTGGTTACGTCTTTGGATCAATCTGGTGGGGTTTTGGCCTCAACCTCATCGCCTATTTCATCGCTTCTCAT GTTGCTGGTGGGTGTTGGTATGTTCTTGCGATCCAACGCGTGGCGGCTTGTCTTCGACAACAGTGCGAGAAGAACAACGACTGCAACCTTGCTTCTCTGGCCTGCTCCAAGGAAGTTTGTTACCAGTTCCCGTCCTCTGCCAACAATTTGGACTGTGAAAGTAATTTTGCAGGAATGAACAATACTCCAGTGTGTTTGAACGGTGACGGCCCGTTTTCCTATGGAATCTACAGTTGGGCTCTTCCTGTTGTTTCCAGCAACTCACTTGTCGTCAAGATCCTCTATCCCATTTTCTGGGGCCTAATGACTCTAAG TACGTTTGGCAATGATCTTGAGCCTACAAGTCATTGGCTGGAAGTTATATTCAGCATAATCGTTGTTCTTAGTGGCTTGATGCTGTTCACTTTGTTGATCGGAAACATTCAG GTACTGTTGCATGCTGTAATGGCGCggaagcgaaagatgcagctgcGATCGCGCGATATGGAATGGTGGATGAAACGGAGACAGTTGCCGTCGAGATTGCGACTGAGAGTGCGGCAGTACGAGCGGCAGCGATGGGCGGTGACCAGAGGGGAGGAGGAGCTGGAGATAATCAAAGATTTTCCCGAAGGCCTACGCCGAGACATCAAACGACATCTCTGCTTCGATCTCATTAAACAG GTGCCGTTGTTCCACAACTTGGACAATCTCATACTGGACAACATATGCGAAAGAGTGAAACCGCTTGTTTTCTCCAAGGGCGAAAAG GTGATCAGAGAAGGGGATCCGGTGCAGCTCATGGTGTTCGTGGTCGGTGGTCAGCTGAAGAGCAGCCAGCGCCTGAGCAAAGGTGTGGTGGCCACTTGCAATCTCGGGCCCGGGAGCTTCCTCGGAGACGAGCTCCTCTCGTGGTGCCTCCGGAGGCCGTTCACCGATCGGCTGCCGGCCTCCTCCGCCACCTTCGAGTGCCTGGAGCCGACGGAAGCGTTCGGCCTGGACGCCCCCGATCTCAGATACATCACCGAGCACTTCCGATACAGATTCGCCAACGACCGGATGAAGCGAGCGGCGAGATTCTACTCGTCGAACTGGCGAACGTGGGCGGCCGTCATCATACAACTCGGCTGGCGCCGGTACAAGGCGAGGACTCGTGGCACGGTGAGCAGCGCGCCGGAGCACGGTGACAACGAACGGCGGCTGCGGCTGTACGCTGCCATGTTCATGTCGATCCGGCCTCAGGACCATCTCGATTAG